A single region of the Neomonachus schauinslandi chromosome 3, ASM220157v2, whole genome shotgun sequence genome encodes:
- the LOC110592210 gene encoding calmodulin-1-like — MADQLTEQHIAEFKEAFSPFDKDGDGAITTKELGTVMRSLGQNPTEAEVQDMINEVDADGNGTIDFPEFLTMMARIMKDTDSEEEIHEAFRVFDKDGNGYVSAAELRQVMTNLGEKLTDEEVDEMIREADIDGDGQVNYEEFVQMMTAK; from the coding sequence ATGGCTGATCAGCTGACCGAACAGCATATTGCTGAGTTCAAGGAAGCTTTCTCCCCATTTGACAAAGATGGCGATGGAGCCATCACAACAAAGGAACTTGGAACCGTCATGAGGTCACTGGGTCAGAACCCAACAGAAGCCGAGGTTCAGGATATGATCAACGAGGTGGATGCTGACGGAAATGGCACCATCGACTTCCCAGAATTTTTGACTATGATGGCTAGAATAATGAAAGATACAGACAGTGAAGAAGAAATTCACGAGGCATTCCGAGTCTTCGACAAGGATGGCAACGGTTACGTCAGCGCGGCGGAGCTACGTCAGGTCATGACCAACTTAGGAGAAAAACTAACAGATGAAGAAGTAGATGAAATGATCAGAGAAGCAGATATTGATGGAGATGGGCAGGTCAACTATGAAGAATTCGTACAGATGATGACTGCAAAATGA